The Pseudocalidococcus azoricus BACA0444 genome includes a region encoding these proteins:
- the psbA gene encoding photosystem II q(b) protein produces MTTTIQRRESASAWERFCNWITSTDNRIYIGWFGVIMIPTLLAATTCFVIAFIAAPPVDIDGIREPVAGSLIFGNNVITGAVIPSSNAIGLHFYPIWEAASLDEWLYNGGPYQLVIFHFLLGASCYMGRQWELSYRLGMRPWICVAYSAPLASAFAVFLIYPIGQGSFSDGMPLGISGTFNFMIVFQAEHNILMHPFHQIGVAGVFGGSLFSAMHGSLVTSSLIRETTETESQNYGYKFGQEEETYNIVAAHGYFGRLIFQYASFNNSRALHFFLAAWPVVGIWFTALGISTMAFNLNGFNFNHSVIDSKGNVINTWADIINRANLGMEVMHERNAHNFPLDLASAESAPVAFIAPSING; encoded by the coding sequence ATGACTACGACCATTCAACGCCGCGAGAGTGCGAGCGCATGGGAGCGGTTTTGTAATTGGATCACCAGTACCGACAACCGGATTTATATCGGCTGGTTCGGCGTGATCATGATCCCAACCCTCTTAGCCGCTACGACTTGCTTTGTAATTGCCTTCATTGCTGCTCCTCCTGTCGATATTGATGGCATCCGGGAACCCGTTGCTGGTTCTTTGATCTTTGGCAACAACGTCATTACGGGTGCTGTAATTCCGTCTTCCAACGCCATTGGTTTGCACTTCTACCCGATTTGGGAAGCTGCTTCCTTAGATGAATGGCTTTACAACGGTGGCCCTTACCAGTTGGTGATTTTCCACTTCTTGCTCGGGGCTTCTTGCTACATGGGGCGGCAGTGGGAATTGTCCTACCGTTTGGGAATGCGCCCCTGGATTTGCGTTGCCTACTCCGCTCCTTTGGCTTCTGCTTTTGCCGTTTTCTTGATCTATCCCATTGGTCAAGGTTCTTTCTCAGACGGGATGCCTTTGGGTATTTCCGGTACTTTCAACTTCATGATTGTCTTCCAGGCCGAGCACAACATTCTCATGCATCCTTTCCACCAAATTGGTGTGGCTGGTGTCTTCGGGGGTAGCTTGTTCTCTGCCATGCACGGTTCCTTGGTAACTTCTTCCTTGATCCGGGAAACCACCGAAACCGAGTCGCAAAACTATGGTTACAAATTCGGTCAAGAAGAAGAAACCTACAACATTGTTGCCGCTCATGGTTACTTTGGCCGCTTGATTTTCCAATATGCCAGCTTCAACAACAGCCGGGCTTTGCACTTCTTTTTAGCGGCTTGGCCGGTGGTTGGCATCTGGTTTACTGCTTTGGGCATCAGCACCATGGCTTTCAACCTTAACGGCTTCAACTTCAACCATAGTGTGATTGATTCCAAAGGTAATGTGATCAATACCTGGGCTGACATCATCAACCGGGCCAACTTGGGCATGGAAGTCATGCACGAGCGGAATGCTCACAACTTCCCCTTGGATTTGGCTTCGGCTGAGTCTGCTCCTGTGGCTTTCATTGCTCCGAGCATTAATGGTTAA
- a CDS encoding dipeptidyl-peptidase 5, which translates to MPTIASYGAWESPITTEVLVADAVGLDGIGLDGIGLDQDRVYWLESRPQEKGRTVLVQQTNPGQVQDLTPDPWNVRSRVHEYGGGAYGVNQGEIYFIHNADQQVYYLPTNSSQPQALTNCPTCRYANGIWDRTRQRLIFVQEDHQSPPVSNTLVTIPLPDSVSYLDAPTVLVEGADFYSSPALSPDGQWLAWLSWHHPQMPWDGCELWVAPVLETGKLGDRRKIAGSQTESVGQPRWLDNQTLIFISDRSGWGNPYQWQVNHPQQILPLLPQALELEFGTPHWVFGQSTYAIADQTRLICTVGHQGIGQLGILDLAHQTWEIIDLPFTDFHSIQANAQTAYFVASSPTNPSAIIKLDLRSMTSESTSYKILKTSTHLPIDPDYLAVPQALCFPTTADTVAYGFYYPPTNPNFVAPAREKPPLLVKCHGGPTAATSTGFNLGIQFWTSRGFACLDVNYRGSTGYGRDYQDALQGHWGVYDVADCIAGAEYLVQNGRVDPQKLAMRGSSAGGYTTLAALTFSKTFQAGASYYGISDLEALAQDTHKFEARYFDSLVAPYPAGQEVYYQRSPIHFVEQLAASVIFFQGLEDKVVPPNQAEMMVNALIAKGIPVAYLTFPAEAHGFRQASTIQQTLAAELYFYGQIFGFTPAGEIPSIPIQGLSEPT; encoded by the coding sequence ATGCCAACCATTGCTAGTTACGGGGCCTGGGAGTCACCGATTACAACGGAAGTTTTAGTCGCTGATGCGGTTGGCCTGGACGGGATTGGGCTGGACGGGATTGGGCTGGATCAAGATCGGGTTTATTGGTTAGAAAGTCGTCCCCAGGAAAAAGGGCGCACCGTCTTAGTCCAGCAAACAAACCCTGGCCAAGTCCAAGACTTAACTCCTGACCCTTGGAATGTCCGTTCCCGAGTGCATGAATATGGGGGCGGGGCCTACGGCGTGAATCAGGGGGAGATTTACTTTATTCACAACGCCGACCAACAGGTTTACTATCTCCCGACCAATTCCAGCCAACCCCAGGCCCTGACCAACTGCCCGACCTGTCGCTATGCCAATGGAATCTGGGATCGAACTCGGCAGCGTTTAATTTTTGTCCAGGAAGATCATCAGTCACCCCCCGTCAGCAATACCCTGGTGACAATCCCGCTCCCGGATTCTGTGTCATATCTCGATGCCCCCACCGTTCTCGTAGAAGGAGCCGATTTTTATTCTTCCCCCGCTTTAAGTCCTGATGGGCAATGGCTGGCCTGGTTGAGTTGGCATCACCCACAAATGCCCTGGGATGGTTGTGAATTATGGGTTGCGCCAGTTCTGGAGACAGGGAAACTAGGGGATAGGCGCAAAATTGCTGGCAGTCAAACTGAATCGGTGGGGCAACCGCGCTGGCTGGACAATCAAACCCTAATTTTTATTAGTGATCGCAGTGGTTGGGGCAATCCCTATCAATGGCAGGTCAATCACCCCCAACAAATCCTTCCCCTCCTTCCCCAGGCCTTGGAGTTAGAATTTGGGACTCCCCACTGGGTTTTTGGCCAATCAACCTATGCCATCGCCGATCAAACACGACTGATTTGCACCGTCGGCCATCAAGGCATTGGGCAACTGGGAATTCTCGACCTGGCCCATCAAACCTGGGAGATCATTGATCTGCCCTTCACCGACTTTCACAGCATCCAGGCCAATGCCCAGACCGCCTACTTTGTCGCCAGTTCCCCAACCAACCCCAGCGCAATTATTAAACTAGACCTCAGGAGCATGACCTCAGAATCTACCTCCTACAAAATCCTCAAAACCTCAACCCACCTCCCGATTGACCCAGATTATTTAGCCGTTCCCCAGGCCCTTTGCTTTCCCACCACCGCCGATACCGTTGCCTATGGCTTTTATTACCCCCCCACTAATCCCAACTTTGTCGCCCCTGCTCGTGAAAAACCACCCCTACTGGTCAAATGTCACGGTGGCCCCACTGCCGCAACCAGCACAGGCTTTAACTTAGGGATTCAATTTTGGACGAGTCGGGGCTTTGCTTGCTTGGATGTGAACTATCGGGGTAGTACGGGCTATGGCCGGGACTATCAGGATGCCTTGCAGGGACATTGGGGGGTTTATGATGTCGCTGACTGTATTGCGGGGGCGGAATATCTGGTTCAGAACGGCCGGGTTGATCCGCAAAAATTAGCGATGCGGGGGAGTAGTGCCGGGGGCTATACCACCTTGGCCGCCTTGACCTTTAGCAAAACTTTCCAGGCCGGGGCTAGTTATTACGGGATCAGTGATCTCGAAGCCCTGGCTCAGGATACCCACAAGTTTGAAGCCCGCTATTTTGATAGCCTGGTGGCTCCCTATCCCGCTGGTCAAGAGGTTTATTACCAACGCTCCCCGATTCACTTTGTTGAGCAACTGGCTGCCAGTGTGATCTTTTTCCAAGGTCTGGAAGATAAAGTCGTCCCCCCCAACCAAGCGGAAATGATGGTTAATGCCCTAATCGCCAAAGGCATCCCGGTGGCCTATCTCACCTTTCCCGCAGAAGCCCACGGATTTCGCCAGGCCAGCACCATCCAGCAGACCTTAGCAGCTGAACTGTATTTTTATGGTCAAATTTTTGGTTTCACTCCTGCCGGAGAGATTCCCTCAATTCCAATCCAAGGGCTATCTGAACCGACTTAG
- a CDS encoding DUF2839 domain-containing protein — MGDSKRRKETLGEKYGQEEPVVSWLPLTKSQASQIQKIVTRSTWTGIVLLGLIWIMVRFIGPGLGWWHVSDV; from the coding sequence ATGGGTGATTCAAAGCGGCGGAAAGAAACCTTAGGTGAAAAATATGGGCAGGAGGAGCCTGTTGTCTCCTGGTTGCCGTTAACAAAGTCCCAGGCCAGTCAAATTCAAAAAATTGTGACCCGGAGCACTTGGACTGGGATTGTTCTTTTAGGCCTGATTTGGATCATGGTGCGGTTTATTGGCCCAGGCCTGGGGTGGTGGCACGTTAGCGATGTTTAA
- the gltX gene encoding glutamate--tRNA ligase: MTVRVRIAPSPTGNLHIGTARTAVFNWLYARHHNGTFILRVEDTDLERSRPEYTDNILTGLAWLGLQWDEGPAFQSQRTELYQQAIQTLLDNGQAYYCYCTPAELDAMRQAQKASGQAPRYDNRHRNLTLAEQAAFVAAGRQPVIRFKIADDQEIRWTDLVRGEVSWQGRDLGGDMVIARAAPAGEIGPPLYNLVVVVDDIDMGITQVIRGEDHIGNTPKQILLYEALQATVPQFAHTPLILNQSGQKLSKRDGVTSISDFQAMGYVAPALVNYMTLLGWSPVEGMAEIFTLEEAAKYFSFERVNRAGAKFDWDKLNWLNSQYLHSMPVPDLLQALMPIWQGAGYQFEIETDQAWLEPLTALLQASLTKLTDAIEQAAPFFATMITCDPEATAQLAQPDSRKALELILAYRQEPSELTPEIVNEVIKKVTKELGVKKGLVMRSLRSALMGSVHGPDLITSWLILSQRQLDIPRIRKAQGQL; the protein is encoded by the coding sequence GTGACTGTGCGTGTCCGTATTGCCCCCAGCCCGACCGGAAATTTACACATTGGGACAGCCCGTACAGCAGTCTTTAACTGGCTCTACGCCCGACATCACAACGGGACGTTTATTCTCCGAGTTGAAGATACAGATCTAGAACGGTCACGCCCTGAATATACAGACAATATTTTGACGGGCCTGGCCTGGTTGGGATTGCAGTGGGATGAGGGGCCTGCATTTCAATCTCAACGGACGGAACTCTATCAACAGGCCATTCAAACCCTCCTAGACAATGGCCAGGCCTACTACTGCTATTGCACTCCAGCAGAACTTGATGCCATGCGCCAGGCCCAGAAGGCGAGCGGCCAGGCCCCCCGCTATGATAATCGCCATCGAAATTTAACCCTAGCCGAACAAGCCGCCTTTGTTGCCGCCGGCCGTCAGCCCGTAATTCGCTTCAAAATTGCAGATGACCAAGAAATTCGCTGGACAGACCTAGTGCGGGGTGAGGTTTCTTGGCAGGGGCGCGATCTGGGGGGTGATATGGTGATTGCTCGCGCTGCCCCGGCTGGAGAAATTGGCCCGCCCCTCTACAACCTAGTCGTGGTCGTGGATGACATTGACATGGGGATTACCCAGGTGATTCGCGGTGAGGATCATATTGGCAACACCCCCAAGCAAATTCTCCTTTACGAGGCCCTGCAAGCAACCGTACCTCAATTTGCCCATACCCCCTTAATTTTGAATCAGTCTGGCCAGAAACTCTCAAAGCGCGATGGTGTAACCTCAATTTCTGATTTTCAGGCCATGGGCTATGTCGCTCCTGCCCTAGTCAACTACATGACCCTTTTGGGATGGTCGCCGGTGGAAGGTATGGCCGAAATTTTTACCCTAGAGGAAGCGGCCAAATACTTCAGTTTTGAACGAGTCAATCGGGCTGGGGCCAAGTTTGATTGGGACAAACTCAATTGGCTCAACAGTCAATATCTCCACTCCATGCCTGTTCCTGATTTACTGCAAGCATTAATGCCAATTTGGCAAGGGGCTGGCTATCAGTTTGAGATTGAAACCGACCAGGCCTGGTTAGAACCTTTAACCGCACTGCTCCAGGCCAGCCTGACCAAACTGACGGATGCCATTGAGCAAGCAGCACCTTTCTTTGCAACCATGATTACCTGTGATCCGGAAGCAACGGCCCAACTCGCTCAACCCGATAGCAGAAAAGCTCTAGAGTTGATCCTGGCCTATCGGCAAGAGCCATCTGAACTAACCCCTGAAATTGTCAACGAAGTCATTAAAAAAGTAACTAAAGAGTTGGGAGTCAAAAAGGGCCTGGTGATGCGATCCCTACGTTCTGCGTTAATGGGCAGTGTTCACGGGCCGGACTTAATTACATCGTGGCTAATTCTATCGCAACGACAATTAGATATCCCTCGGATCAGGAAAGCTCAAGGTCAACTTTAA
- a CDS encoding pentapeptide repeat-containing protein translates to MNPQELLKRYASGQRDFNRASLSNAELINLDLSGINLARADLEWVNLSGTKLNNANLSGAELINAILIKTDLSQANLTGVNLSRTDLSWANLSHTNLSRSELSEATLRGANLEGADLSRVDLAEADLRGLGFNQVNLRGANLQGANLHNTELVQADLGRVDLIEADLSNANLSGANLSGANLSRANLANANLSGADLSRVDLTEVKLSEANLTKANLSGAELGKADLSALELCDVNLSGANLSGANLANTNLSRADLSGANLRGVNLSRAKLVGTNLRGANLVGANLTGATLDGADLSQADMRSANLSGLLLNGVILRGANLSGANLREIELNQANLSRADLIEANLSRAKMAGVNLSRATLSEANMSRATLSGATLSRVTLSGDTIGKVDLSGVNLSGADLGDAQLLGANLSRADLTRVNLTAADLSSSNLSEVDLRGTIMPDGRRRN, encoded by the coding sequence ATGAACCCCCAGGAATTACTGAAGCGTTATGCCAGTGGTCAGCGCGATTTCAACCGGGCCAGTCTTAGCAATGCTGAGTTAATTAATCTAGACCTATCTGGGATTAATTTAGCCCGGGCTGACTTGGAATGGGTGAACCTGAGTGGCACCAAGCTGAACAACGCTAACTTAAGTGGGGCCGAACTGATCAATGCCATCTTGATTAAAACAGACCTCTCCCAGGCCAACCTCACGGGTGTTAACCTCAGCCGCACAGATTTGAGTTGGGCTAACCTGAGTCACACAAACCTCAGTCGCTCGGAACTCAGCGAAGCGACACTGCGGGGGGCGAATCTAGAGGGGGCTGACCTCAGTCGGGTGGATTTAGCTGAGGCAGATCTGCGGGGCCTGGGATTTAATCAAGTCAACCTGCGGGGGGCAAATCTCCAGGGGGCCAATCTCCACAACACAGAACTAGTTCAGGCAGACCTAGGACGAGTCGACTTAATTGAGGCCGATTTAAGCAATGCCAATCTCAGTGGGGCCAATTTGAGTGGAGCTAACCTCAGTCGTGCCAATCTGGCTAATGCGAATTTAAGTGGGGCGGATCTGAGTCGGGTGGATTTAACGGAAGTCAAGCTTAGTGAAGCCAACCTGACCAAAGCTAACCTCAGCGGGGCAGAACTGGGGAAAGCCGATCTCTCCGCCCTCGAGTTGTGTGATGTCAATTTGAGCGGTGCTAACTTAAGTGGCGCTAACTTGGCCAATACTAATCTGAGTCGGGCCGATCTGAGTGGGGCCAACTTACGGGGGGTTAATCTCAGTCGGGCCAAACTGGTGGGGACTAATTTACGGGGGGCGAACTTGGTCGGGGCCAATTTGACCGGGGCAACTTTAGATGGGGCGGACTTATCCCAGGCCGATATGCGCAGTGCCAACCTGAGTGGCCTTCTCTTAAATGGGGTGATTTTGCGGGGCGCGAATCTCAGCGGGGCTAATTTACGGGAAATCGAACTCAACCAGGCCAACCTCAGTCGCGCTGATCTGATTGAGGCTAACCTGAGTCGGGCTAAAATGGCTGGCGTTAACTTGAGTCGGGCCACCCTCAGCGAAGCCAATATGAGCCGAGCCACCCTCAGTGGAGCCACCCTCAGCCGCGTTACCCTCAGTGGGGACACCATTGGCAAAGTGGATTTAAGCGGTGTGAACTTGAGTGGGGCTGATTTGGGAGATGCGCAACTCCTTGGGGCTAACCTGTCTCGGGCAGACCTGACTCGTGTTAATCTGACCGCCGCCGATTTAAGTAGTTCTAATCTCAGTGAAGTGGATTTGCGGGGAACGATCATGCCCGATGGCCGCCGCCGTAATTAA
- a CDS encoding DUF4114 domain-containing protein: MTIQYTPRAHGLLTYLVSDRLNTSGQSSSLNTNILLNSDLFSVQAGIFTANYGFEGYMGIPGMDSTDATSQQIAFDNNVAWNNLGNLTTTLQRAYTSAISTDTVQRTYGVDLEKNDNIPIVLTWPLLPKTVNPTDFQVILNTGTIVTPAIASFLPNSEYNERQTVVITGEFGNRLTPGQPGAIYPISVKTILDSTPLEMVGPNGPISAVGLTIDSLNPYVEGNGPKIIAAKLNRFSDLGEGAPIWLATNQKNSGSDLYGNQSQFRLRTYTSAGFSPDGIASLLPTEFGRYFRLQAEGINGQTINLTQTGINYDIPGFGIVRVVGLADLAAVQDTYDLTYIEDHDNYYDIILAGDETAVQQIRRVEMPSAGDYSPVYNPGGPGNDPENGPPGPFTVPSSPHSINVQDNLTQNSNVSYVEVDGPVMRNPFSGTPIGNNLGLAVKDLATGHQIYQYVDPDGKNFYASFAAATDEATDLALPLSHPIPIDLIDARNFTQGTTVTVSGSYSREAAFESSMGFYRLLDSNGSVLDPLTGTILAPGQAGYSEAALSTANRLQTSGSTLTIGNLETKSFSFNIMGGGLYAPFLQVNALDANGVTKIVYFTFGAANQDGLSHGTKWGANVIGFEDLLGGGDFDFDDIILRFSLNQ; this comes from the coding sequence ATGACGATTCAATATACCCCCCGTGCACATGGCTTACTCACCTATCTGGTCAGCGATCGTCTGAATACTTCTGGTCAGAGCAGCTCCCTGAATACAAATATCCTGCTCAATAGTGATTTATTTTCAGTCCAAGCTGGGATATTTACCGCCAATTACGGCTTTGAGGGCTACATGGGTATTCCAGGTATGGATAGTACCGATGCCACCTCCCAGCAAATTGCCTTTGACAACAATGTGGCCTGGAATAACCTCGGCAACCTGACTACTACTCTTCAACGGGCTTACACATCGGCCATTAGTACCGATACAGTTCAGCGGACTTACGGAGTTGACCTAGAGAAAAACGATAATATTCCGATTGTACTCACATGGCCGCTATTACCTAAGACAGTTAACCCCACCGACTTTCAAGTCATTCTCAACACTGGCACTATTGTCACCCCGGCGATTGCTTCTTTTCTGCCCAATAGTGAATATAACGAGCGACAAACTGTTGTGATTACCGGCGAATTTGGCAATCGTTTAACCCCAGGCCAACCAGGTGCCATTTATCCCATCTCCGTCAAAACGATTTTAGATAGTACGCCGTTAGAAATGGTGGGGCCAAATGGGCCAATTAGTGCCGTTGGGTTGACGATTGACAGCCTCAATCCCTATGTAGAAGGTAATGGGCCCAAAATTATCGCTGCCAAACTCAACCGTTTTAGTGACCTCGGCGAAGGCGCGCCCATTTGGTTAGCAACTAATCAAAAAAATAGTGGCTCAGACCTCTACGGCAACCAATCCCAATTTCGCTTACGAACTTACACCAGTGCTGGATTTTCCCCGGATGGTATTGCGAGTTTATTGCCCACAGAATTTGGACGCTATTTTCGACTCCAAGCGGAAGGTATTAATGGACAAACGATAAACCTCACCCAAACTGGCATTAATTATGACATCCCTGGATTTGGCATTGTGCGTGTTGTGGGTTTAGCAGACTTGGCCGCAGTGCAAGATACCTACGATCTAACTTACATTGAAGACCACGACAACTATTACGACATTATTTTGGCCGGAGATGAGACCGCAGTTCAGCAAATTAGACGGGTAGAAATGCCTTCCGCGGGAGATTACTCACCCGTTTATAACCCCGGTGGGCCGGGTAATGATCCTGAAAATGGCCCGCCTGGCCCCTTTACCGTCCCCAGTAGCCCCCACAGCATCAACGTTCAAGATAACCTGACTCAAAACTCCAATGTCTCCTATGTGGAGGTGGATGGCCCAGTTATGCGCAACCCCTTCAGTGGCACTCCCATCGGTAACAATCTTGGTTTAGCGGTCAAAGACTTGGCAACAGGCCATCAGATCTATCAATATGTTGACCCCGATGGCAAGAATTTTTATGCGTCTTTTGCTGCGGCTACGGATGAGGCAACGGATTTAGCTCTACCCCTGAGTCATCCCATTCCCATAGATTTAATTGATGCTAGGAATTTCACCCAAGGGACAACCGTAACGGTTTCTGGTTCCTATAGTCGAGAAGCAGCGTTTGAAAGCTCGATGGGTTTTTATCGCCTGTTGGACAGCAATGGTAGTGTCCTAGATCCCCTGACGGGCACTATTCTGGCTCCAGGCCAAGCAGGTTATTCTGAAGCTGCCTTATCAACCGCAAACCGTCTCCAAACGTCCGGCTCCACCCTAACCATTGGTAATCTGGAAACCAAGAGTTTTTCCTTCAATATTATGGGTGGAGGGTTATATGCACCGTTCTTGCAGGTGAATGCACTTGATGCCAATGGTGTAACCAAAATAGTTTATTTTACCTTTGGAGCCGCCAACCAAGATGGACTCAGCCACGGGACTAAATGGGGAGCTAATGTGATTGGGTTTGAAGATCTGCTTGGCGGAGGAGATTTTGACTTTGATGATATTATTTTGCGCTTTAGTTTAAATCAGTAA
- the sipA gene encoding regulatory protein SipA: MDTGTPSDFQAGDQVQLIRLPSYVKTAEPMPMLRPPDVLTLGETGVILGRHPGNYWAVRLGRGAFLLEAQYLAKLETQNSEA; encoded by the coding sequence ATGGACACAGGTACACCCTCAGACTTCCAGGCCGGAGATCAGGTTCAACTGATTCGTTTGCCTAGTTATGTAAAAACCGCTGAACCCATGCCCATGCTGCGCCCACCGGACGTTTTGACTTTGGGGGAAACAGGGGTCATTTTGGGCCGACATCCGGGAAATTATTGGGCCGTGCGTTTAGGGCGGGGGGCATTTTTACTAGAGGCTCAATATCTCGCTAAACTTGAAACCCAGAACTCCGAGGCCTAA
- the argJ gene encoding bifunctional glutamate N-acetyltransferase/amino-acid acetyltransferase ArgJ, which yields MTNWQRIPGGVTAPKGYRAAGMRAGLKPSGLPDLALIVSDVPAIAAGVFTTSQVRAACVDYCRQRLQAKSTAQAILCNAGQANAATGAQGWATVLEQAQIVSQSLEISADAVLVASTGVIGKQIPIEKIRAAVPELKTLLSETGSESASQAIMTTDLVPKTIALEAKLGDQTIRVGGIAKGSGMIHPNMATMLAFVTCDAAVSPHLWQEMVSQANDNSFNQITVDGDTSTNDSLIALANGQSRTPAITEPGPAADLLAGMLTEVCAYLAKSIARDGEGATCLLEVEVSGASDGAAARQVARTIAGSMLFKSAVFGRDPNWGRIAAAAGRAGVFFDQENLQIQLGDFLLMQRGQPLNYDKAAANAYLTHQAQLSNQGGQSVEHPVLVKVSIGQGPGTGRAWGCDLSYDYVKINAEYTT from the coding sequence ATGACCAACTGGCAACGGATTCCGGGGGGAGTTACAGCCCCAAAAGGGTATCGAGCCGCTGGGATGCGGGCTGGGCTAAAACCATCAGGACTCCCTGACTTAGCCTTGATTGTTTCTGATGTGCCGGCCATTGCTGCGGGAGTTTTTACCACCAGCCAAGTCCGAGCCGCCTGCGTGGATTATTGTCGCCAACGTTTACAAGCTAAATCTACGGCCCAGGCCATTTTGTGTAATGCCGGCCAGGCCAATGCTGCGACTGGGGCACAGGGTTGGGCCACCGTCCTAGAACAAGCCCAAATTGTCAGCCAGTCCTTGGAGATTTCCGCTGATGCCGTCTTGGTGGCCTCCACGGGGGTGATTGGCAAACAAATCCCGATTGAGAAAATTCGTGCCGCTGTCCCCGAACTGAAAACGCTGCTCTCGGAAACAGGGTCAGAATCCGCCTCCCAGGCCATCATGACCACGGATCTGGTTCCCAAAACTATTGCCCTAGAAGCAAAATTAGGGGATCAAACGATTCGGGTCGGGGGCATTGCCAAAGGCTCAGGTATGATTCATCCCAACATGGCCACAATGCTGGCCTTTGTCACCTGTGACGCAGCGGTTTCCCCCCACTTATGGCAAGAAATGGTTAGCCAGGCCAATGACAACAGCTTTAACCAAATCACCGTAGATGGCGACACCAGCACCAACGACAGCCTGATTGCTCTGGCCAATGGTCAATCCCGGACTCCCGCCATTACTGAACCTGGCCCAGCCGCGGATCTCTTAGCAGGGATGTTAACTGAAGTTTGCGCCTATCTGGCTAAGTCCATTGCTCGCGACGGCGAAGGGGCCACCTGTTTGTTAGAAGTCGAAGTGAGTGGAGCCAGTGATGGGGCCGCCGCCCGCCAAGTCGCTCGTACCATTGCCGGATCCATGTTGTTTAAGTCGGCTGTCTTTGGCCGAGATCCCAACTGGGGCCGGATTGCAGCAGCGGCCGGGCGGGCAGGTGTCTTTTTTGATCAGGAAAACTTACAAATTCAATTGGGAGATTTTTTACTGATGCAGCGGGGCCAACCCCTGAACTATGACAAAGCCGCCGCCAATGCCTACCTGACTCACCAGGCCCAACTCAGTAACCAAGGGGGGCAATCTGTAGAACATCCCGTCCTCGTCAAAGTCAGCATTGGTCAAGGGCCGGGAACTGGGCGGGCCTGGGGCTGCGACCTGAGTTATGACTATGTAAAAATCAATGCTGAGTACACCACATAA